The Papaver somniferum cultivar HN1 chromosome 3, ASM357369v1, whole genome shotgun sequence genome includes a region encoding these proteins:
- the LOC113357925 gene encoding nitrogen regulatory protein P-II homolog: MATNTMTISTSPRVLHHNSLYSPLNTSHLIDPQSTHFKSRKSQVSHFNLSLNRFRNASIVPVVKAQTTPDYMPDSKFYKIEAILRPWRVAQVSSVLLKMGIRGVTISDVRGFGAQGGSTERHAGSEFSEDNFVAKVKLETVVSKDQVEEVIAKIIEEARTGEIGDGKIFLTPVSDIIRVRTGERGEKAERMTGGRSDMTSTIKV; encoded by the exons ATGGCGACAAACACAATGACAATCTCAACATCACCAAGAGTTCTTCATCATAATTCCTTGTACTCTCCTCTAAACACTTCACACCTTATTGATCCACAATCGACCCATTTCAAATCCAGAAAATCTCAAGTTTCTCACTTCAATTTGAGCTTAAATCGATTCAGAAATGCATCTATTGTTCCTGTTGTAAAAGCACAAACCACCCCAG ATTACATGCCAGACTCCAAATTTTACAAGATTGAAGCGATTCTAAG GCCATGGAGAGTTGCACAGGTCTCTTCG GTTCTGCTGAAAATGGGAATTCGTGGTGTTACAATTTCTGACGTGCGAGGCTTTGGTGCTCAGGGTGGGTCTACAGAGAGACATGCTG GCTCTGAATTTTCTGAAGACAATTTCGTAGCAAAAGTTAAACTGGAGACTGTAGTCAGCAAAGACCAG GTTGAGGAAGTAATTGCCAAGATAATCGAGGAAGCAAGAACTGGAGAGATTGGTGATGGCAAGATCTTTT TGACTCCTGTTTCAGATATAATACGAGTTCGTACAG GGGAGCGTGGAGAAAAGGCCGAGAGAATGACTGGTGGACGCTCTGATATGACCTCTACAATTAAAGTTTGA